The genomic stretch ACGGCGACCCCGTGGTCCACAACATCTTCAGCCCCGGTCTGTTGGGCGCTGCAAACGCGGAGGGCGGCTCGTTCGACCTCGGACGGTTCTTCCCTGGCACGGAGGCACGACACAGGGCCGAGGGCGCGGGCGTCCTGCTGATCCTGTGCCGTCTTCATCCGGAAATGGCGGCGTACGTCGTCGTCGCTCCGACACGAGCCGTCACGGTCACCGACAGCATGGGGCGCTTCGTGCTGACCGGCTTGCCGCCGGGCCCCGCCACACTGCGTTTCTGGCACCCCCTCCGCGCCCCGGCGACGATTCGCGTTGATCTCGAGCCAGGGCGCACCAGCGTGGTCAACATCCGGCTTCCCCGGCTTCCTGTGACGTCCAGGTAGTCGTCCCGTGGATGACGATCACTGCGGGCCTCCCCGCGCGCTTCCTGTCACACGTGCGCGCTTCGCGACGCACTCCGAGCGACTGCCCGGAGCCGGACCGCAGAAGCATCCGCACACGCAACTCACGGAGCGGCCGGCAGTTCACTCGCCTCGGCGCGCGTGAGAACGGGCCGGTACGCTCCTTGCGTTCCTGGTCGCTAGAGCGAGCAGATCCATACCGCACTTCGGCCAGGGAGGTGGAACGTGTACCCGAGAAGTTTGCCCAAACCCGCCGCGATCGTCTTGGTCCTCGCCGTGGCCGAGGGAAGCCTGGTTCAAGACGCAGGAAGCATTCCGGCCTTCGCCCGGAAGTACGGCACCAGTTGCCAGACCTGTCACGTGATGCCCCCCCGACTCAACGCCTACGGCGAGGCGTTCCGGCTCAACGGCTATCAGCTCCCTCAGGGGGACGCCGAC from Gemmatimonadales bacterium encodes the following:
- a CDS encoding carboxypeptidase regulatory-like domain-containing protein, producing the protein MKAPVAWVLASLIATPAALDAQGDTVRATATVVGTVEVDGFASRWATAVYAESQSAGPPTPGSPVIMDQHGLRFRPSVVAVPVGATVVFRNGDPVVHNIFSPGLLGAANAEGGSFDLGRFFPGTEARHRAEGAGVLLILCRLHPEMAAYVVVAPTRAVTVTDSMGRFVLTGLPPGPATLRFWHPLRAPATIRVDLEPGRTSVVNIRLPRLPVTSR